A DNA window from Capnocytophaga sp. ARDL2 contains the following coding sequences:
- the ccoS gene encoding cbb3-type cytochrome oxidase assembly protein CcoS yields MSVIYILITISIVVAVVFLILFIKAVKNGQFDDDYTPSVRILFEDEIKTNSNNKQSNSIN; encoded by the coding sequence ATGAGTGTCATTTATATCCTAATAACAATAAGTATCGTGGTAGCAGTAGTATTTTTAATACTATTTATCAAAGCGGTAAAAAATGGTCAGTTTGATGACGATTATACGCCGTCGGTTCGCATATTGTTTGAAGATGAAATTAAAACTAACTCTAATAATAAACAATCCAATTCAATTAATTAG
- a CDS encoding TlpA family protein disulfide reductase, with product MKYILYLLILICLQLGVGIIDTTFLFYIPVFQLVVLFYSLIWLKKDWKLNKYFKYFSYSIFLLIFSFFIDFAFVIYWLIIFTPITIYLAHIFYYKKNGLLRILIILAIPMTNYFGIKYIVENVEAYFHYESDFQKDLIIPFSNIDGQPYQFEEDKIYVLDFWNTSCGICIQKFPFFSDMSNKYADNDKIEFYAVNIQQKGDTKEKVLKYVTNKGYHFNNLMVENKEEAKKIDVVAVPTVLIVKNNKIVYNGFPSYEDHLKFNRLDDLIEKFLE from the coding sequence ATGAAATACATTTTATACCTTTTAATATTAATTTGTTTACAATTGGGAGTTGGAATCATCGACACAACATTTTTATTTTATATTCCAGTATTTCAATTGGTTGTTCTTTTTTATTCTTTGATTTGGTTGAAAAAGGATTGGAAACTCAATAAGTATTTTAAATATTTTTCATATTCAATATTTTTGTTGATATTTAGTTTTTTTATAGATTTTGCCTTTGTAATTTATTGGTTAATCATTTTTACTCCAATTACTATTTATTTAGCTCATATATTTTATTATAAAAAGAATGGGTTGCTAAGGATATTGATTATTTTAGCTATTCCTATGACTAATTATTTTGGAATAAAATACATAGTAGAAAATGTTGAAGCATATTTTCATTATGAATCTGATTTTCAAAAAGACTTGATAATCCCTTTTTCGAATATAGATGGGCAACCTTATCAATTTGAGGAAGATAAAATTTATGTGTTGGATTTTTGGAATACGAGTTGTGGTATTTGTATTCAAAAATTTCCTTTCTTTAGTGATATGAGCAATAAATATGCAGATAATGATAAAATAGAATTTTATGCTGTAAATATCCAACAAAAAGGTGATACAAAGGAAAAGGTGTTGAAATATGTAACTAATAAAGGTTATCATTTCAATAACTTAATGGTTGAAAATAAAGAAGAGGCGAAGAAGATAGATGTTGTTGCTGTTCCTACGGTTCTCATTGTGAAAAACAATAAAATTGTTTATAATGGCTTTCCGAGTTATGAAGACCATCTCAAGTTTAATCGCTTAGATGATTTGATAGAGAAATTTTTAGAATAG